The Desulfofundulus salinus genome includes the window CCGAGACCAATGCAGGTATGGCCCGGGTGAGGGATCCCCGGGTGGATTTTCTTTCCCGCCTGTATAACCCCCGCCGCACCATTTACGCCCAGGTACAGTGCAGTGATGTGCCCGGCCTGGTGCGAGGAGCCAGTGAGGGCAAGGGATTGGGAAACCAGTTCCTGGAAGGCATCCGGGGGGTGGACCTGCTGGTTCATGTGCTCCGGGCTTTTGCCAACCCGGATGTTCCCCATGTGGATGGGGAAATTGACCCCCTGCGGGATCTGGAAACGGTTAGCTTGGAGTTGCTCCTGGCCGATATGGAATTGCTGGAAAAGCGCATCGACCGCATTAAATCCGGTAAAAAGATTAACAAAGAAGGCGCTTTGGAACTGGAAGTGTTGGAAAAGTGCCTGGCTGCCCTGGAAAACGAGTTGCCTTTGCACCAGGTGGAGCTTACCGAAAAAGAAAGGGCGGTACTGCGCAATTATAATTTTTTAACCGAAAAACCCGTGATTTTAGTAGTCAATACCGATGAAGAGCAGTTTAAATCGCGGCGGTATGCGGGACGGGAGGCCCTGGAGGAGGCGGCGTCGGCCCGGGGTCTAAAAATGATTGAGATTTGCGGCCAGATGGAGATGGAAATCAGCCAGCTATCGCCGGAAGACCGGGAGTTGTTCCTGGCTGATCTGGGGGTTAAGGAACTTGGCTCGGACCGGTTGGTGCGGACTGCTTATGAGGAGCTGGGTTTAATTTCTTTCTTTACCGTTGGCGAGGATGAAGTCAAGGCCTGGACCATCCGCAAG containing:
- the ychF gene encoding redox-regulated ATPase YchF — encoded protein: MLSFGIVGLPMVGKTTIFNLVTESGVQTSNFMTGKTETNAGMARVRDPRVDFLSRLYNPRRTIYAQVQCSDVPGLVRGASEGKGLGNQFLEGIRGVDLLVHVLRAFANPDVPHVDGEIDPLRDLETVSLELLLADMELLEKRIDRIKSGKKINKEGALELEVLEKCLAALENELPLHQVELTEKERAVLRNYNFLTEKPVILVVNTDEEQFKSRRYAGREALEEAASARGLKMIEICGQMEMEISQLSPEDRELFLADLGVKELGSDRLVRTAYEELGLISFFTVGEDEVKAWTIRKGTDAKRAAGKIHSDIERGFIRAEVVTFNDLHQLGSMAKVREKGLARLEGKDYIVQDGDIINFRFNV